Within the Borreliella valaisiana VS116 genome, the region AGTTCGGCTGAATTTTCTATTGGTGTTTTTGTTTCAATAGTTGACATTTTTCTTGCTAATAACACAATTGCCATACTTATTTGTGGCAAAGTAGCAAAAAATATAGCTTTTGAAAATAACATCGGCCCTCAAAGAAGTGCGTCTATTTTAGATATGTTCTCGTGTATTTTTCAAGGTATTATTCCTTATGGCGCTCAAATGATTATTTTAGTAGGCTTTTCAAATGGGCTTGTGTCGCCAATTAGCATTTTACCATTTTTAGTTTATTTTGGATTTTTATTGTTTTTTGTTATTTTATCTATTTGTGGAATTGATATAAAAAAAGTTTTTTTATATTTTTCAAAAAAATAAAAATTTTGAAAAATATAAGACTTGCATTGTTCGATTTTATTATTTTTAACTTTGTTTAGAATAAATTATTTTTAATTGTATTATATGATTTAGGAGGTTTTAAATTGGAAAGAGAAACTAATATAGTTCCAAATTTTTGGGGACTTATGCCTTTTTTTCTTTTTATAGGAATTTATATTGGCACTGGACTTGTTCTTTATTTTAATGGTATAGAAAAGGCATTTTATCAAATGCCTCCCGTATTTGCTATGTTTATTGCTATTGTTTTAACATTTATTATTTTTAAGGGATCTTTTTTAGCAAAAATGAATAAATTTATTGAAGGGTGTGCTCAACGAGATGTTATTTTTATATCTTTAATATTTATGCTATCTGGTGCTTTTTCTGCTGTTTGTAAAGAAATAGGAAGTGTTGAAGCTGTAGTAAATATTGGTCTTAAATATGTTCCATTAAATTTGCTAGTATGTGGCATTTTTTTAATTACTCTTTTTTTGTCTTTTTCTACTGGAAGTTTTATGGGGACTGTTGTTGCTGTTGCCCCTATTGCTTTGGAACTTGCATATAAGGTAAACATTTCGCTTCCATTGGTTGCTGGGGCTATTCTTAGTGCTGGGGCATTTGGAGACAATATGTCTTTAATATCAGATACTCCTATTATTTCAAGTCATACTCAAAAAGTTAATATTGTTGATGTTTTCAAAAATGGAGCTTTTTATACTTTCCCAGCAGCAATTTTAGCAAGCATTGTTTTTGCATTTTTAGGTTCTTATTATAGTAAGACTAATAGTTTTATTATTGAGCCTAGTGAGATAAATTTTTTTAAAATTATTCCATATATTTTTGTTATGGTTGTTGCAATTTCGGGTGTTGATGTATTTTTGGCCTTGTTTTTAGGTATTGTTGTTGCTGGTATTATTGGAATTTATTACTCAGATATTACTTTTTTATTACTGGCTAAAAAAATCAATGAAGGATTTTTAGGCTTAGGAGAAATGTTTATTCTTGTTGTTTTTACGGGCGGAATTTCCTATATGGCAATTAAGTATGGAGGGTTTGATTGGTTACTGTTAAAATTGCAAAAAATGTCAAAGTCTAAAAGAACTTCGGAGTTTGTAATTGTGTTTTTAGTTGGCATTTTGACTGTGTTTCTTGCAAATAATGGGCTTGCTATTTTAATGAGTGGTTCTGTTGTAAGATCAATAACTAAGGAGAATAATTTAAACTCACAACGTATTGCAGCTTTACTTTGTATGTCTTCGTGCTTTTTTTTAAGCATTTTGCCTCATAGTATGCATGTTATAGCTCTTGTGGATTTTACAAAAGGTAAGCTTTCTCCTTTTGACATTTTTCCATTTTTAATTTATCAAGGATTTTTAATCTTATTGATTGCTTTATCTATAATTGGACTTGATATAAAATTGATATTTAGATCTTTTTTGAATTATAGACAAAAATCTTAAAAACTTTCATTTCGAAAGTTTTTAAGATTGTTTTTGTATTTAAATTTTTGTATTTAAGAAGAGAGATTCAAATATATTTTGAGCATTTCTTCTTTTATTTTTTTAGGTATTTTTTTAAAAATTTCAAATTTGGAAAAATCTTTTGGCATAAATTTTTCTTCTAAATATAATTTCATTTCGGGATTATTTTTTGCTTCTTCTTCTATTCTTTTTATTACATTTTTATTTGGAGAATTATATCTAGTTTCTTTAAAATTTTTATAAGATGGTTCATTGTCGTATAGAAAGTTTATAAATTTGTAAGCCAAAGTTTTATTTGGTGCATCAATAGGAATTACAAATGTGTCTATCCATAGATTGGTGTTTTCTGGTGCATAAAAATCTAAGTTTTTATTTTTTAGGATAGCGCTTTGTGCTTCGCCACTCCATGTAAGTTGAATAGATGCTTCTCCATTTAGCATTAATGATTTTGCAGGTACATCTGAGAAATATCCGATTAATAGTGGATTTTGGATTTTTAAAAGTTCGCCAGCTTCTTTAATTTTATCTATATCATGTTCATTTATTGAGTATTCAAGTTTTTTTAGAGCAACCCCAATATTGTCTTTGGGGGAATCTAGCATTGTAATCTCTTTTTTATATTTTTCATTAAATAGTATGTCAAAACCTTGCATGTCATTTAAGTCTATTTTATTTTTATTGTAAAGTATGCCCATTAATCCCCAATAAGCTGGTACTGAATAAAGATTGCCAGGATCATGTTCTAGGTTTGTAAGATTTTGAGAAATATTTTTTGTTACATTTGGCAATTTTGAGTAATCTAATTTTGTAATTTTACCCTCTTCGATTAATTCTTGGATTAAATATTCTGATGGGACTATTATATCGTAGTAGTTCCTTGTAGTGTTAAATTTAGCTATCATTTCTTCATTGTTATGAAAAACTTCATAATTAATTTTTATATTATTTTCCTTTTCAAATTGATCTAATAAAGTTTCGTCAATATATTCTGCCCAATTAAATACGTTTAAAGTTATTGTGTTTGTTTTAGCACAAGCAAAAGTTGTAAGAATTGTTATTAATATAAAAATTTTTTTCATAAGTACTCCTTTTGTATTTTAAAGCTCAGCATCTGTTGTTAATTTTTTAATTCCTATAAATTTATTAATAATAAACAAAAGACTTAATATTGCAAAAAATAGTATAGCAGAAATAGCATTTATCACAGGCTTGATGCCCCTTTTTGTGAGCGAGTTTATTAGAATGGCTAAATTATTAAATCCTTGCCCAGTAGTGAAAAATGATATCAAAAAATCATCTATTGATAGTGTGAATGCAATAAGAGTCCCAATTACTATACTTCCGACTATTCCTGGATAAATTATATTGAAAAATATCTGAATTTCTGAGGCTCCAAGATCTTTGGCAGCATCAATAATATTGTTGGGAAGAGAATATAATTTGGGTAAAATTATTATTACTACGTACGGTGTTGAAAAAATTATATGTGATATTAGCATTGTAGAAAATCCCAATTGCATTTTTATTGCAGAATAAAATGTCATTAGGCTTATTCCTGTTACGATGTCTGGATTAATTATTGTTATTTTATTTGCTGATAATAGTATTGTTTTTAATTTTTTGTTTTCTGCTTTGTAGATTGCGTAAGCACCAATAACTCCAATAATAACAGAAGTTAAAGATGAAATTGTAGCTATTAAAATAGTGTTAAATATTGCTGACTTGATTTGACTTGAAGCAAAAATTTCTTTATACCATTTTAGACTAAATCCTTGCCATATAAATCCACTATCACCAGAGTTAAAGGAATAAATTATTAAGATTATTATTGGAAGGTAAATAAAGCTGAGTATTAAAAATAAGAAAATGTTTTTAAAAGCTCTAAACATATTTTATTCCCCATTATTTTTTTGCATTAATTTTATTATTATTAAATTAAAAATTAATATTACTAACATTAAAATAAATGAAATTGCAGCACCAGTGTTCCAGTCTTCTATGAAAAGAAACTGCTTGCTTATTAGATTTCCTATCAAAATTTGTTTAGAGCCTCCTAGCAAATCTGAAATTACAAATACTGTGATTGAAGGAATAAATACCATAATTATTCCTGTTGCCAGGTAAGAGAGTGTTAGGGGTATTTTTATATAAAATAGTATTTGCCACATCCTTGCTCCAAGATCTTGTGCTGCTTCAATGTATTCTGGCTTAATTTTTAAAAGTCCTGTATATATTGGTAATATCATGAAAGGCAAAAAATTGTATACCATGCCTGTTGTAACAGCCTGTTCATTGTAAAGAAGGTCCAAATTTCCAATTCCGATCTTTTCAAATAAGTTGTTTATAAATCCGTTTTTCCCAAGTATTCTCATCCAGGCGTAAGTTCTAAGTAATGTATTTATCCACATGGGAAGTATTATCATTATTATTAATTTATTTTGAGTACTTTTTTTTGATAATGAGATTAGCCAGGCGGCAGGATAGCCTATTAAAATGCAAAAAATTGTCGCTATTGTTGCTAATTTTAGACTCCTTGAAAAGATGTTAAGATAACTTGGATTTAGAAGCCCAATAAAATTATGGATTGTAAATTCGTGTTTTTCATTTAAAAATCCCAGCAGTAGTATTATTAGTAAAGGAAGAATACTAAATGTTAATAAGAATATAGAATATATAATTAATATCAATTTTTTCACAACCATTATTCCTTATGCATAACATGAATATCATCAGGTTCTAATAATATGTCAACCTCTTCTCCAACTTTTGTAAGCCTTGTGCTTTGAACTATCCAATTTGTTTTTTGAATTTCTATGGTCATTTCGTAATGAACCCCTTGAAAAATTGCGGATGTTATAGTCCCGCTTAAATGTCCTTTTCCTTTTGGAAGTATTTTTATATCTTCTGGGCGTATTACAAGGTCAACTGCTTCTTCAGCTTCAAATCCTTTGTCAAGACATTCAAATTCATGGCCAAGCAAACTTACAACCAACTCCTTTTTGTATGTTCCATCAAAAATATTACTTTCTCCAATAAAATCGGCTACGAATTTTGTTTTAGGTTCATTGTAAATTTCTTCAGGTGTTCCTACTTGCAGAATTATTCCTTCGTTCATTACAACAATTCTGTCACTCATTGTCAATGCTTCTTCTTGATCATGAGTAACATATATAAATGTGATTCCAAGTTGGCGCTGTATTTTTTTTAATTCTTTTTGCATCTCTTGTCGCATTTTTAAATCAAGAGCAGACAGTGGTTCGTCTAGTAATAGAAGCTTAGGTTTCATTACTATTGCTCTTGCTATTGCAACTCTTTGTTTTTGTCCTCCTGAGAGTTCGTTAATATTTCTGTATGCATATTTTGGCATTCCTATCAACGAAAGAGATGTTTTTACTTTTTCTTTTATAATATCTTTTGGTGTTTTTTTCATTCTAAGTCCAAATGAAATGTTGTCAAAAACGTTCATATGTGGGAAAAGTGCATAATTTTGGAATACAGTATTAATTTCTCTTTTATTTGGAATAATTTTAGATATTTCCTTAGAAAAGAAATAAATTTCTCCATTTTTTTGATTTAAAAAACCACCTAATATTTTTATTAATGTTGTTTTTCCACATCCGGATGGACCTAATAAAGTAATAAACTCATTTTTTTTAATTTTTAAATTTATGTTATCTAAAGTTTTGTTTTCATTGTTATCATAATAATGACTTAAATTTTTAATCTCTAGGATACAATTATCCAACTAATTTCAACCTCCTTATGGCTGTATTAATACAAATCAAGATTATACTTAATATTATTATTTATGTAAATGACTTTTTTAAAAGGCATTATAATTCTTGTCAAGAATTATTTTCCCAAATTTACCTTCTCTGAATTCTTTAATTAATATTTTTGATGCTTTCTCAAGGTTAAGCTCATTTTTTTTGTCGATTAATTTTCTAGCTTTTGCAAAATTTTGTAAAATATCAAGTGAATTTTTATGACATATTTCGTATTTTTTTAGTAAAATATTTTTATTATTTTGATCCATTATTTCAAGTAAATATAATGCAAGATCTATGTTGTCTAATATTTCATTTTTGATCATATCCAATATTGCAAGTTTTTTTGCAATCGATTGATCTGCTAAATTATGCCATAAAATTCCTGGCATATCAAAAAGATTAATTTCCTCATTTATTTTTACTATTTGTATATTTTTAGTGTATCCAGGCTTATTTGCAACTTTTGCGCTCTTTCTACCGGATAATAGATTTATTATTGAAGATTTTCCAACATTTGGGACCCCAATAATTAAAACTTTTATTTTTTCTTTATAGTTTTTTATCCTTTTAACAATGACTATTTTTTTAATATTATCTATTATTTGCTTGCGCATGCCTTTTTTGTAAATATTGCTTATTATTACAGTATTGCCAAGATTTTCAAAATATTTTTTCCATTTTATAATTTCAGTTGTTTGAGCAATATCAGATTTATGTAAAAGAATTATTTTGGTTTGATTTTTAATAATTTTTTCAGTTAATGGATTTTTGCTGCTAAATGGAGCTCTAGCATCTAGTATTTCTAACACAATATTAGTTTTTTGCAAATTATTCTTTATCAGATCTAACGCTCTTTTCATGTGGCCAGGAAACCAGTTGATTTTATTTATCATGCCTAAATTATAGCTTAATGTGCATTGAATAATAAATTATTTTTTGTTTTTATATTTGTTAATTTATGTTAATTTTCTTTAAAAGAATTGTTTTTTTTAAAGAAAAAATATAATCTGTATTTGAGTTTTTATATTTTTTCTAAAAATAAATTTTACGGGAGGTTTGATTATTATTGCAAAAATCAAAAGAGGATTAATAGTATCTTGTCAAGCTCTTGAGAACGAACCTTTACATAGTAGTTTTATTATGTCTAAGATGGCTTTAGCAGCTAAAATAGGCGGAGCTGTTGGAATAAGAGCCAACGGAGTTAATGATATTAGCCAGATTAAGTTGGAAGTTGATTTGCCAATAATAGGTATTATTAAGCAAAATTATAATAATTGTGATGTGTTTATTACTCCTACCATGAAAGAGATTGATGAGCTTTGTAGTGAAGGAGTAGATATAATTGCCCTTGATGCTACTCTTAGAAATAGACCTAATGGTGTACTGCTTGATGATTTTTTTAAAAATATTAAAAAAAAATATCCAAACCAGTGTTTAATGGCAGATATTTCTTCTTTAGAAGAAGCTATTAATGCTGATAAATTGGGGTTTGATTTTATTGGAACAACTTTGTATGGCTATACAAAAAGTACTAATGGTTTTAATATTGCAGACAATGATTTTAATTTTTTAAAAACCTTGCTTAATTCCAATTTGAAAGCCACTTTGATAGTGGAAGGAAAAATAGATACCCCTTTAAAGGCTCAAAAGTGTTTTGAAATGGGGGTTGATTTAGTAGTTGTGGGGGGAGCTATTACAAGGCCTGTTGAGATTACTAAAAAATTTGTAGAAAAAATAAATCGAATTAAAAGATAATTTTAAACATTAAATAGTTAATTATATTGTTTATTTTAGGAGGTTTTTATGGTAAAGGGTTTTGAACAAGCTCAAAAATTTGGGCGTTCTTTCATGCTTCCCATTGCTATTTTGCCAGCAGCAGGGTTGCTTTTAGGAATTGGAGGCTCTCTTTCTAATCCGGAAACTGTTAAGATATATCCTTTTTTGGATATATTTTTCTTGCAATCAGTTTTCAAGGTAATGAGTGCATCAGGTTCTATTATTTTTGCAAATTTAGCTCCAATATTTGCTATTGGGATTGCTGTTGGACTTGCCAAATCAGATAAAGGTACAGCTGGGATTGCAGCATTTATTGGTTACCTTGTAATGAATGCTACTATTGGAGTTTTAATTGAGTTGTCAGGCAAAGCAGAATCTTTCTCTAGTGGTGCTGTGGGTTTTGTTCTTGGAATTAAGACTTTAGAAACGGGGGTTTTTGGTGGAGTTATGGTCGGTATTTTGACTTATTATCTTCATGCTAGGTTTAACAAGATAGATTTGCCCAAAGTTCTTGGATTTTTTTCGGGATCTAGATTTGTGCCGATTGTTGTTTCTTTTTCTAGTATCTTTCTTGCTGTAATTATGTTTATTTTTTGGCCATTTGTACAAAATGGAATTAATAAAGCGGGAGGCTTAGTAAATTCAACCGGCTATATTGGAACACTTATTTACGGAATTTTTTTAAGGATGCTTGGGCCTTTTGGTCTTCACCACATATTTTATTTGCCATTTTGGACAACAGGCCTTGGGGGATCTGTTATTATTGATGGAAAATTGATTGAAGGGACTCAAAATATTTTTTTTGCAGAACTTGCTGCTCAAGGTACAAATAGATTTTTTGTTGGAACCAGTCGTTTTATGAGTGGACGATTTATTACCATGATGTTTGGTTTGCCCGGAGCTGCACTTGCGATGTATTACACTGCAAGGCGTGATGAGAGAACAAAAGTTTTTGGTCTTTTAATGTCTGCAGCCTTAACATCATTTATGACAGGCATAACAGAACCCCTTGAATTTTCTTTTCTTTTTGTGGCTCCTATTCTTTATATTGTTCATGCTACATTTGATGGATTTGCTTTTATGCTGGCGCATATTCTTCAAATTACAATAGGTCAAACGTTTTCTGGCGGGTTTATTGATTTTATTCTTTTTGGTATTTTGCAGGGAAATTCAAGAACTAATTGGCTTTTGGTGCCAGTTGTAGGCACCGTTTGGTTTTTTCTTTATTACTTTACTTTTGTATTTTTGATAAATAAATTTGATTTTAAAACTCCTGGTAGAACGAAAGATTTAAATTCTGTAGATTCTCCAGATTCTAAGAGTAATGAATTTGAAGAAAATTATGCTACTAAGGTTATTATTGGGCTTGGTGGTGCTTCAAATATTGTTGAGCTTGATTGTTGTGCAACTAGACTAAGAATTACAGTAAAAGATGTTCTTAAAGTTTCAGAAAAAATTTTAAAAAAAACTGGTTCTAAAGGAGTAATTATTAAAGGCAATGGAGTTCAGGTGGTTTACGGGCCAGGTGTTAGTGTTCTTAAGAATGAAATAGAAGAATTATTAGAAGATTGATTTTTTAAATAAGTAATAGCCTTAAAAAGGCTATTACTTATTTGTTTTATTTATGAAATCAACTGCATACTTTGTGAAGTATGATGTATTTTGGGCGCTTTTGTAGCTTTGGTTTCCAATAGGTACGTGTGCGTGTGAATTTTCAAGAAGTATAATAGGAATATCTTTTTTTTCACCACCATAATTTTTTATAAATTCATTTATTTTTATTGGGTCTACTGTATGATCATTAGGTGTATGAGTTATTATTAAAGGTGTTTTGATTTCATCGAAATTATATGAATTTAATAATGTGACAAGGCCCATCATTGCAATAACTGCGTCTACATGTTGCACTTTTGAAGAGTGGCTTTTTATAGACATGTGCTCTTTTCGTTTATCCTCTTTTGTTTCGAATTTGTTGTAACCACCTGTTATAAGATGTGCAATTTGTCGTCCCCAAGGATAGTAAACGATGTTTGTCCTTTTGTCATAAGGGAATATGTTAGGAGAAATTAATACCGCTGAATTTATTTCATCTGGATAGTTTGCCAAAGCCCAAATGCTAGCAGCACCCCCATTAGATGTGCCAATTAGTATTAATTTATCGCCTATTAGTTTGCCAATTTTAATAGCCTCATCAATGTCTTTCAGCCAATCTTGGATAGTTATTCCTCGAAATGCATTTTTATTGTTTATTCCGTGGCCTTTCAATCTTGTAAAAAAAAGATTTGCATTAAGAGCTTTTGCAATATTATTTGGAACCGGATAAATTTCATTTTTTGATGCTCCAAATCCATGAATGTAGACCACAGAATATTTTGTTTTTTGCACATCTTTATACCAGATTATTTCTTTTTTTGTATTTTTTTCTAAATTAAATTGTAATTCTTCTTTTAATAAGTAATTGTCAATTTCTTTGATGTTTTTAGGAATTGTTTTTTTTAAAAATTCATTTTTAAATTTTATCCTTGGACTAACTAGTATTAAAAGTAATAAGAATATAATTGTAAAAATGATATTCTTTATGTTCATATAGTGATTTCCTTGTTATCTAGGACATTATTGTTGTTCTGAGCATCCTGGGAATCTTTTTTGTAACAATTATTGCAATGTCCTGAGTAAATTATTTCAATAGATTTTGTTTCCCAATTTTCTCCAAGTTTGTCTTTCAAAATATCTTTAATATCATCAAGTTGAATAGGATGAACTTGATTACATTTATTGCATTTAAAGTGGGCTATTGTGGAAGCCAAGCTTAGGTAGAATTTTGTTTCTTTTTGATCAGTAGTTTTTATATCTTTTAGTATATTTCTTTCTTTTAGAATGTTTAATGTGTTATATACCGTTGCTTTTGATAGGCTTGGAATTTCTTTAATAAGCTTGTTATAGACTTCTTTTGCTGTAAAGTATTCTTTTGGGTTTGATGCTATGTAGAGAATGATTCTATTTCTCGAATGAGATGCTTTCATTCCCAATTCTGATGTTAAATTTTTTAATAATACAGGATCATTTGTAATACCGACTTTTTCTAATGCGGAGTGTACGTCTATTATGTTATCATTCATATTGTTATACCTTTTTGTTTAAATTAAAGATTAAATATTTTTATGTTCTACTTAGAATAATTTTATACCTAGTTATTAATATTTTACTACTTATTATTTATTTATTTTCATATTTTTTTATATCAGTATAAAAAATTAAATTTTTTATTTTTGAATTTAGTTTTATTTTGTTATCAAAATTATTATTTAATGGTAGTATCATTAAGTTTAGTGTTTGAGAGTAATTTATTATATCTTGGATCTTGACTGTGTTATAAGAGCCTCCTATGTTTAAAATTAACCATTTCTTAGAATTTATTTTTTCAATTTTATAATTAATTGTATGAATGATTTGTTTTTCAACATTTAAAAAGCTTATAAAAAAATTACTGTTTTTATCATTTCCTTTAGATATCAAAAATTCTGTACCATTAATGTAGCCTTTGGGATTGTTTTTAGTTATTATTATTTTTTCATAAGTATCAAGATCACTGTATTTTGCTGTTATTTTTAAATTAGTGCCTTTTGCAATTTCAAAAACAGGTATTTCAAGAGCCGAATATTCAAGAAGATAGTCAGGATTGCATTTTTTTAATGTTTTTTTATCCAGATTGATTTTAGAAGGCCATTTTATTTTAATGGATACAAAGAAGCTAGAGATATTCTCATCTATAAAAAAATCAATTGTTGATTTTGTAGCAGAGTTGAAAGCCAAGTATTGTTTTATTCCTAAAATTTTTTCATTTGAGAAGGAAAATGAATTTTCAATAGATGCTTCTTTTATTAATTCTTTTTTTGATAAAATTTTGAAATAGGTTCTAGATGTGTTTAGAAATTCAACTTTTTTATCTTTAAATTTTATTTTATTTAATTTTCCATTTTCGAATTTGATATTGTATTGATCGTGAGATAGTGTAAAATTTCCTTCCATATTGTATTCCAAATTCTTAGGCACAATGGATTCAGAATTTTTGGTAATTTCTTCTTGATGTTTATTTATTAAAAATTCTCTTAAGCTTTTTTCGTTGATTTGATAATCTTTAAGTCTTTTGTTTTGAAAATTTATTATCGGTTCTTGCTCTTTGAGTGAGTTAAATTTTGGAATTTCTAGTAGTTCGGTAGTCAGTTTGGATCCCTCTAGATTTTGTATCTTGATGCTGTGAAAGTTATTTTCCAAGGTTTTTAAATAAAGTAAAAAATTTTTTAATTCTTGATTATCATAAGTTTCTTTGATTTCATAAAAATAAATAAGGGTTTCTACATTACTTTTTGGAGAATCTATTTTTTGGACTTCATATAAATATTGGCAGTTATTCTTATAAAAAATTAAGTAATTTTTATTATTTTTGCTCTGTCTTATTCCCTCTGTATAATTGAAATTAAGTTTTCTGTAAAGCTCAGTCACTTTTTTTCTAAACTTTTCTATGTTGTATATATAAATCATAATAGGGGTGTTTTGAAATATGTCTTTGTATCCACTTTTGAATGGATTTTTTAGTGCCCAATACAAATCTAAATGTATTTCATCGTGCAGCATGTATTCATGAGGGCTTCCACTGTAAGTTCCAGGTATATATGTATCCATATTGGTTTTGAATCTTTCAAATAACCATTTATTTAATTCCCCATGTTTTCTTAGGATTTCAAAAAAGTATATTGGAAATGTCCAATGTATTTTGTAAGCCAATTGTTTGTGTTCAATTAAATATTTTATATTTGATATTATTGATAACAGGTTATTCTCTGAAAATTTAGTTATTGAAATGATAATAATATAAGTTTTTGATTTTTTTAGTTTTCTAAACATAAATTCTTTGTCTTTATGATATGAAGATCACTCAATATTTACATTATATAATAAAAATTTGTGCTAGTTTTGTATATTTTGTATTTTTTGATATATAGAAGCAAACGCTATGGCGAATGTATTAAGTTTATGCTAATCTTATAGTGTTAAATATAAATTATTTTATATATAAAAAGGGGTAAAATTTTTATGGCTAAAGACATATATTTTAATGAGGATGCTAGAAAAAGCTTACTTAGTGGCGTTGAAAAATTATCCAATGCTGTAAAAGTAACTCTTGGGCCAAAAGGGAGAAATGTTCTTATTGATAAAAAGTTCGGTTCTCCAACAGTTACAAAGGATGGTGTTAGTGTTGCTCGCGAGATTGAGCTTGAAAATCCATTTGAAAATATGGGAGCGCAACTTTTAAAGGAAGTTGCTATTAAAACAAATGATGTTGCTGGTGATGGAACAACAACCGCCACTGTTCTTGCTTATGCTATTGCAAGAGAAGGTCTTAAGAATGTATCTTCAGGAATTAATCCTATTGGAATAAAAAAGGGAATAGATCATGCTGTAAATTTGGCTGCTGAAAAAATTCGCCAGTCTGCAAAGAAGATCACAACAAAGGAAGAAATTGCACAAGTAGCTTCAATTTCTGCTAATAATGACAGTTATATAGGCGAAAAAATTGCTGAGGCAATGGATAAAGTTGGAAAAGATGGGGTTATAACAGTTGAAGAATCAAAAACTTTTGATACTACGATTTCTTATGTTGAAGGGATGCAATTTGACAGAGGTTACCTTTCTCCTTATTTTTCCACCAATAAAGAGAATATGAGCGTTAGTTTTGATGATGCTTTCATATTAATATATGAGAAGAAGATTAGTTCTATTAAAGAGCTTTTACCAGTTCTTGAGAAAGTTTTAGGAACAAATAAGCCTTTATTGATTATTGCTGAGGACATTGAAGGAGATGCTCTCGCCGCTCTTGTGTTAAACAGCGTTAGAGGAGCTTTAAAGGTTTGTGCGATTAAATCGCCTGGTTTTGGTGATAGACGAAAAGCAATGCTTGAGGATATTGCAGTGCTTACCGGTGGTACTCTAATCAGTGAGGAACTAGGTCTTACTCTTGAGACAGTTGAGATTGAGCAGCTTGGACAGGCTAAAACTATTAAGGTTGATAAAGACAATACTACTATTATTAATACTGGCAATAAAGAACAAATAAAAGAGCGTTCAGAGCTTATTAAAAAACAAATTGAAGATTCAACATCTGAATATGATAAAGAAAAACTTCAAGAGCGCCTTGCAAAGCTTGTTGGTGGA harbors:
- a CDS encoding maltose/glucose-specific PTS transporter subunit IIC; the protein is MVKGFEQAQKFGRSFMLPIAILPAAGLLLGIGGSLSNPETVKIYPFLDIFFLQSVFKVMSASGSIIFANLAPIFAIGIAVGLAKSDKGTAGIAAFIGYLVMNATIGVLIELSGKAESFSSGAVGFVLGIKTLETGVFGGVMVGILTYYLHARFNKIDLPKVLGFFSGSRFVPIVVSFSSIFLAVIMFIFWPFVQNGINKAGGLVNSTGYIGTLIYGIFLRMLGPFGLHHIFYLPFWTTGLGGSVIIDGKLIEGTQNIFFAELAAQGTNRFFVGTSRFMSGRFITMMFGLPGAALAMYYTARRDERTKVFGLLMSAALTSFMTGITEPLEFSFLFVAPILYIVHATFDGFAFMLAHILQITIGQTFSGGFIDFILFGILQGNSRTNWLLVPVVGTVWFFLYYFTFVFLINKFDFKTPGRTKDLNSVDSPDSKSNEFEENYATKVIIGLGGASNIVELDCCATRLRITVKDVLKVSEKILKKTGSKGVIIKGNGVQVVYGPGVSVLKNEIEELLED
- a CDS encoding N-acetylmannosamine-6-phosphate 2-epimerase; this encodes MIIIAKIKRGLIVSCQALENEPLHSSFIMSKMALAAKIGGAVGIRANGVNDISQIKLEVDLPIIGIIKQNYNNCDVFITPTMKEIDELCSEGVDIIALDATLRNRPNGVLLDDFFKNIKKKYPNQCLMADISSLEEAINADKLGFDFIGTTLYGYTKSTNGFNIADNDFNFLKTLLNSNLKATLIVEGKIDTPLKAQKCFEMGVDLVVVGGAITRPVEITKKFVEKINRIKR
- a CDS encoding alpha/beta hydrolase; protein product: MNIKNIIFTIIFLLLLILVSPRIKFKNEFLKKTIPKNIKEIDNYLLKEELQFNLEKNTKKEIIWYKDVQKTKYSVVYIHGFGASKNEIYPVPNNIAKALNANLFFTRLKGHGINNKNAFRGITIQDWLKDIDEAIKIGKLIGDKLILIGTSNGGAASIWALANYPDEINSAVLISPNIFPYDKRTNIVYYPWGRQIAHLITGGYNKFETKEDKRKEHMSIKSHSSKVQHVDAVIAMMGLVTLLNSYNFDEIKTPLIITHTPNDHTVDPIKINEFIKNYGGEKKDIPIILLENSHAHVPIGNQSYKSAQNTSYFTKYAVDFINKTNK
- the groL gene encoding chaperonin GroEL (60 kDa chaperone family; promotes refolding of misfolded polypeptides especially under stressful conditions; forms two stacked rings of heptamers to form a barrel-shaped 14mer; ends can be capped by GroES; misfolded proteins enter the barrel where they are refolded when GroES binds) — its product is MAKDIYFNEDARKSLLSGVEKLSNAVKVTLGPKGRNVLIDKKFGSPTVTKDGVSVAREIELENPFENMGAQLLKEVAIKTNDVAGDGTTTATVLAYAIAREGLKNVSSGINPIGIKKGIDHAVNLAAEKIRQSAKKITTKEEIAQVASISANNDSYIGEKIAEAMDKVGKDGVITVEESKTFDTTISYVEGMQFDRGYLSPYFSTNKENMSVSFDDAFILIYEKKISSIKELLPVLEKVLGTNKPLLIIAEDIEGDALAALVLNSVRGALKVCAIKSPGFGDRRKAMLEDIAVLTGGTLISEELGLTLETVEIEQLGQAKTIKVDKDNTTIINTGNKEQIKERSELIKKQIEDSTSEYDKEKLQERLAKLVGGVAVINVGAVTEVELKEKKHRVEDALSATRAAVEEGVVPGGGSTLIEVAMYLDTIDTSKLSYEEKQGFEIVKRSLEEPMRQIISNAGFEGSIYIHQIKTEKKGLGFDASSFKWVNMIESGIIDPAKVTRSALQNAASIAGLLLTTECAITDIKEEKNTSGGGGYPMDPGMGMM
- the bosR gene encoding oxidative stress transcriptional regulator BosR produces the protein MNDNIIDVHSALEKVGITNDPVLLKNLTSELGMKASHSRNRIILYIASNPKEYFTAKEVYNKLIKEIPSLSKATVYNTLNILKERNILKDIKTTDQKETKFYLSLASTIAHFKCNKCNQVHPIQLDDIKDILKDKLGENWETKSIEIIYSGHCNNCYKKDSQDAQNNNNVLDNKEITI